Proteins encoded together in one Bacteroides ovatus window:
- a CDS encoding MarC family protein, whose protein sequence is MDSTLLPFALLCFTSFFTLTNPLGTMPVFLTMTHGMTDKERQSIVRRATIVSFITIMVFVFAGQFLFKFFGISTNGFRIAGGVIIFKIGFDMLQARYTPMKLKDEEIKTYADDISITPLGIPMLCGPGAIANAIVLMQDAHSYEMKGILIGTIALIYLLTFFILRASTKLVNVLGETGNNVMMRLMGLILMVIAVECFVSGLKPILVDIVREGMLP, encoded by the coding sequence ATGGATAGTACGCTTCTGCCTTTTGCCTTACTTTGTTTCACTTCATTCTTTACATTGACCAACCCATTGGGAACGATGCCTGTCTTCCTTACCATGACTCATGGTATGACGGATAAGGAACGTCAGTCTATCGTACGTCGCGCCACCATTGTGTCGTTTATTACAATAATGGTATTTGTCTTTGCCGGGCAGTTTCTTTTTAAGTTTTTCGGTATTTCTACCAATGGCTTCCGTATTGCCGGTGGGGTGATTATCTTCAAGATCGGCTTTGATATGCTTCAAGCCCGTTATACACCAATGAAACTGAAAGATGAAGAAATCAAAACGTATGCGGATGATATCTCCATTACTCCTCTCGGCATTCCTATGTTATGCGGTCCCGGAGCGATTGCCAATGCTATTGTCTTGATGCAGGATGCACATTCTTATGAAATGAAGGGAATTTTGATCGGCACTATTGCCCTGATTTATCTGCTGACTTTCTTTATTCTTCGTGCTTCTACGAAATTGGTAAACGTATTGGGCGAGACGGGAAACAATGTAATGATGCGCCTCATGGGATTGATTCTGATGGTAATTGCGGTGGAATGTTTCGTCAGCGGATTGAAACCGATTTTGGTGGATATTGTGAGAGAGGGGATGCTTCCTTGA
- a CDS encoding SusD/RagB family nutrient-binding outer membrane lipoprotein has protein sequence MIMKKKILTYALSALACLTSCSDWLDINHDPNTAEKVDPGYLFNYVAVNWAGTRTGGDFYIPLSMSSQCQVDGGLDYGGWDESVYTISPYSTGNVWKHYYSVGGNNLMLAIKNAEESEPVNHNAIAQCKILLAEHMYEATMLWGDIPFTESWNGTIKYPKFDSQESVLNGVLSLLDEALQLIDLNDANAIDEYDIYYKGDMNKWMTLAKSLKFRTLMVMVDKDPSKAAAIGTLLQAGGMVASAADNLVFPYSTDPGNQNPKYELIELVGGTQILFFASNYMLKPMQERNDPRIPCYFEPGADGVYRGLGNREAAKTDDEENLLSSVVSNYLFRRDAPELIYSCQEQLLLEAEAYARGLGVAQNLSKANELYLKGIREACAFYGVAESDIDTYVTGLPELTTMTQEKALYEIHMQQWIDLMDRPFEEFVQWRRSGTAGNEVPTLQVPEDATSKELIRRWEYSPEEMTANINAPKESPKIWEKLWFDL, from the coding sequence ATGATAATGAAAAAGAAAATATTAACATACGCATTGAGCGCTTTGGCATGTTTAACTTCATGTAGCGATTGGCTCGATATTAACCATGATCCCAATACTGCCGAGAAAGTTGATCCCGGGTATTTGTTTAACTATGTAGCTGTAAACTGGGCTGGAACACGCACTGGTGGTGACTTTTATATTCCTTTATCTATGAGTTCGCAGTGTCAAGTTGATGGTGGACTTGATTACGGTGGCTGGGATGAATCTGTATATACTATTTCTCCTTATAGTACAGGGAATGTCTGGAAACATTATTATTCTGTAGGTGGCAATAATTTGATGTTAGCTATTAAAAATGCAGAAGAGTCAGAACCGGTGAATCACAATGCTATTGCGCAGTGTAAGATTCTTTTGGCTGAGCATATGTATGAGGCAACGATGTTGTGGGGAGATATTCCTTTCACAGAATCCTGGAACGGAACAATTAAATATCCGAAATTTGATTCTCAGGAAAGTGTATTGAATGGTGTTTTGTCATTACTTGATGAGGCATTACAGCTTATAGATCTGAATGATGCTAATGCAATTGATGAGTACGATATCTATTACAAAGGTGATATGAACAAATGGATGACTTTGGCAAAGTCTTTAAAATTCAGAACATTGATGGTTATGGTAGATAAAGACCCTTCTAAGGCTGCTGCTATTGGTACGTTGCTGCAGGCTGGAGGAATGGTTGCATCAGCAGCGGACAATTTGGTATTTCCTTACTCTACAGATCCGGGTAACCAGAACCCTAAATATGAACTTATAGAATTGGTTGGGGGGACACAAATATTGTTCTTTGCCAGCAATTATATGTTGAAACCGATGCAAGAACGTAATGATCCCCGTATTCCCTGTTATTTTGAACCGGGTGCGGATGGTGTATACCGGGGGTTGGGTAATAGAGAGGCTGCAAAGACGGATGATGAAGAAAATCTACTGTCATCTGTTGTAAGCAACTACCTTTTCAGAAGAGACGCTCCGGAATTGATTTATTCTTGTCAAGAACAGCTACTTTTGGAAGCAGAAGCTTATGCGCGCGGATTAGGAGTTGCTCAAAATCTGTCGAAAGCTAATGAACTGTACCTGAAAGGAATTCGTGAAGCATGTGCTTTTTATGGAGTTGCGGAATCCGATATTGATACATATGTTACAGGTTTACCGGAATTGACAACGATGACCCAGGAAAAAGCTCTGTATGAGATTCATATGCAGCAATGGATTGATTTGATGGATCGTCCGTTTGAGGAGTTTGTACAATGGAGGCGATCTGGTACTGCCGGAAACGAGGTCCCGACATTGCAAGTCCCGGAAGATGCAACTTCAAAAGAATTGATCAGAAGATGGGAATATAGTCCTGAAGAAATGACAGCTAATATTAATGCACCGAAAGAATCTCCGAAAATCTGGGAAAAACTATGGTTTGATTTATAA
- a CDS encoding SusC/RagA family TonB-linked outer membrane protein, translating to MQTQEVAIKPNLRVVLKSDAQLIDEVVVTGYGVTKKAAFTGSAQTVDNKDLMKKTDANFMKSLEGSVAGLQVNSLTGQPGAYASTTIRGVGSMNSGTEPLYVIDGIAIYTDKMGAYNKAGTGDMAASPMANINPNDIESITVLKDATATAIYGARAANGVIVVTTKKGSLGKARFNVNAKVGTSFVGKIDHNYRTTNLDKYKEIWTEGLTNAGYDGEDGMTSAEWLNAYVMDWYNVDLTQNIKSVDWLKEILQNGFSQEYDISAQGGNENLRYYISGGYFQNTGIVIGTGMKRYSGRISLDGKSGRIGYGLSVNGALSDINNTMTESQYTNPIVAVYDIRPFEQVRNEDGTYNTNVNYNPVAINDKEKGDKRNQKQITLVVNPYFTYNIIDGLTWKTNAGLSLIDLDEFFYSSIYNPQYSGSGMLGQRNQERATTLTITNTVNFNRTFKDMHHLNVLLGQEAQKISYRTIYAAASGYPSDAVFELDNASKPTGAGSSTKASTLSSFFMNAEYNLNDKYYLSGSFRYDGSSRFGVNNKWAPFWSIGAKYRISNESFMENTKSWLTDLTIRGSYGTVGNQDIGYYAAMGLYNYGYSYNGKPGAIPYQIANPDLKWETVAKADIGIHAVFFERLTLEVDYYNQRTKDMIFDVPLSYTTGFGSILKNVGEMENKGIEFLINANVLRNKDFSWDVRFTGTANKNKIIKLATEKPIENTLTIRKVGEAYNTFYMPEYAGVDPETGEAMWYKGQEGDEKTKNVNEAGQRIVGSADPKFYGGFGMNFKYKGFDFSFDTSFTLGNKVYNSGFAFDMQVGHYFLGPVSNYVYDNRWQKPGDITDVPKFVAGDNSGAETNSSRFLMNGSYLRMKSMVLGYTLPKNLMNKVAIDNLRVYISADNLFTITAKDFIGFDPQTRSTGMQSWAYPVPRNIMFGLNLSF from the coding sequence ATGCAGACGCAGGAAGTGGCGATAAAGCCCAATTTGCGAGTGGTTCTCAAATCTGATGCACAGCTAATAGATGAGGTTGTGGTAACCGGATATGGGGTAACTAAAAAAGCGGCATTTACGGGATCTGCCCAAACGGTGGATAATAAGGACTTGATGAAAAAAACAGATGCAAACTTTATGAAGTCTTTGGAAGGATCAGTAGCTGGTTTACAAGTAAATAGCTTGACTGGACAACCTGGTGCATACGCTTCTACTACTATTCGTGGAGTTGGTTCAATGAATTCTGGAACCGAACCTTTATACGTAATTGATGGTATTGCCATTTACACAGACAAAATGGGGGCTTATAACAAAGCCGGGACAGGGGATATGGCGGCAAGTCCGATGGCTAATATCAATCCTAACGACATTGAGTCCATCACAGTTTTGAAAGATGCTACAGCTACAGCTATTTATGGAGCTCGTGCAGCGAATGGAGTAATTGTAGTTACTACTAAAAAAGGTAGTCTGGGAAAAGCGCGTTTTAATGTGAATGCAAAAGTCGGAACTAGTTTTGTAGGTAAGATAGATCATAATTATCGTACGACAAATCTGGATAAATACAAAGAGATCTGGACCGAAGGACTAACAAATGCAGGATATGACGGTGAGGATGGCATGACTTCTGCTGAATGGCTGAATGCCTATGTTATGGATTGGTATAATGTGGACTTGACGCAAAATATCAAGAGTGTGGATTGGCTGAAGGAGATTCTGCAAAATGGTTTTTCACAAGAATATGATATCAGTGCTCAAGGTGGGAATGAAAATTTGCGCTATTATATTAGTGGAGGATATTTTCAGAATACAGGTATCGTCATCGGAACTGGAATGAAACGCTATAGCGGACGTATTAGTTTAGATGGAAAAAGCGGGCGGATAGGATATGGACTTTCTGTGAATGGAGCACTCTCCGATATAAACAATACTATGACTGAAAGCCAATATACTAATCCTATTGTAGCAGTATATGACATCCGTCCGTTTGAACAGGTGCGCAATGAAGATGGAACATATAATACAAATGTTAATTATAATCCTGTAGCCATTAACGATAAAGAAAAAGGTGATAAACGTAATCAAAAGCAGATTACATTGGTTGTGAATCCATATTTTACTTATAATATTATTGATGGCTTAACATGGAAGACAAATGCAGGATTGAGCTTAATTGACTTGGACGAGTTCTTTTACAGTTCAATTTATAATCCTCAATATTCCGGTAGCGGTATGCTTGGTCAAAGAAATCAGGAAAGGGCAACAACCTTGACCATTACCAATACCGTAAACTTCAACCGCACTTTCAAAGACATGCATCATTTGAATGTATTGTTGGGACAAGAAGCACAGAAAATATCTTATAGAACAATTTATGCAGCTGCCAGTGGATATCCTAGTGATGCTGTTTTTGAATTGGACAATGCTTCCAAGCCAACAGGGGCGGGATCTTCAACCAAAGCAAGCACTCTTTCTTCGTTCTTTATGAATGCAGAATATAACTTGAATGATAAATATTATCTGTCAGGCAGTTTCCGTTATGACGGCTCGTCAAGATTTGGTGTAAACAACAAATGGGCTCCTTTCTGGTCTATAGGAGCAAAATACCGCATCTCTAACGAAAGCTTTATGGAAAATACCAAAAGTTGGTTGACAGATTTGACTATCAGAGGTAGTTATGGAACTGTAGGTAATCAGGATATTGGTTATTATGCAGCAATGGGATTATATAATTATGGATATTCTTATAATGGTAAACCAGGAGCTATTCCTTACCAAATAGCCAATCCGGATCTAAAATGGGAGACTGTTGCAAAAGCCGATATCGGTATCCATGCTGTTTTCTTTGAAAGACTGACACTCGAAGTAGATTATTATAACCAACGGACAAAAGATATGATATTTGATGTACCACTTTCTTACACAACTGGATTCGGGTCTATCCTAAAAAATGTAGGTGAGATGGAAAACAAAGGTATAGAATTCTTGATTAACGCTAACGTACTTAGAAATAAGGATTTCAGTTGGGATGTTCGTTTCACTGGTACGGCAAATAAAAATAAAATCATAAAACTTGCCACAGAAAAACCAATTGAGAATACTCTAACTATCAGAAAAGTTGGCGAGGCGTATAATACATTCTATATGCCGGAATATGCAGGAGTGGATCCTGAAACAGGAGAAGCAATGTGGTATAAAGGACAAGAAGGGGATGAGAAAACAAAAAATGTAAATGAGGCCGGTCAGCGAATTGTAGGTTCTGCCGATCCTAAATTTTATGGTGGCTTTGGAATGAATTTCAAATACAAAGGTTTTGACTTCTCTTTTGATACCAGTTTCACCTTGGGAAATAAAGTATATAACTCCGGATTTGCATTTGATATGCAGGTTGGACATTATTTCTTAGGTCCGGTATCTAACTATGTTTATGACAACCGCTGGCAAAAGCCGGGAGATATAACCGACGTACCCAAATTTGTAGCTGGAGACAACTCGGGAGCAGAAACTAATTCCAGCCGTTTCTTAATGAACGGTTCTTATTTGAGAATGAAATCCATGGTTTTAGGATATACTCTTCCGAAGAACCTTATGAATAAAGTGGCTATTGACAATTTAAGAGTTTATATCTCTGCTGACAATTTGTTCACTATCACTGCTAAAGATTTTATAGGATTTGATCCACAAACTAGATCTACCGGTATGCAGTCTTGGGCATATCCTGTACCTAGAAATATCATGTTCGGTCTTAATCTTAGCTTCTAA
- a CDS encoding SusC/RagA family TonB-linked outer membrane protein, with protein sequence MKRKLMLLLACLFVGIGLVTAQTQKVTGVVISEEDGQPVVGASVLVKGTTLGTITDVDGNFNLSNVPSSAKTLQISYIGMQTQEVVIKPTLKVVLKSDSQNLDEVVVTAMGIKRSEKSLGYAVSSVKGDEITKARESNVLNSLSGKIAGLQIAQSSGTVGGSSSIQIRGASSIGTVSSPLFIIDGLPIDNGSYNPDRTNGIVDVGNRAGDINSDDIESINVLKGAAATALYGARAKDGAIVITTKKGKKNSPVFVTVNSSTRFENVLKLPDFQNEYAQGSYGVYNVKMLNGWGPKISSVQDQQFTDYKGDKVTLKANPDNVKDFYETGMSYINNVSVAGGGEKADFRLSFTSTNQTGVVPGSDYNKYAFSVNAGMNFTKNFTGRISAQYIRSDSEGRPAQGANDSNLLIPLINGLPRTIDIHDIQKNWVDENGKQITLDPEGKSNNPYWIINKNKFTNNLDRMIGNITLTYKPIEGLTITNNAGTDFYTEGRRKVYAKGTVGALNGKFQTWNLYKRIINNDLMVSYEKTFANDYHFKVMMGHNLYQEEWKNENVQAQNLVVDGLYTYTNAKSTTPVNYYEKKRLVGLYGDISLGYKDMLFVNVTGRNDWSSTLPINNRSYFYPSISGSFIFTELMENKDILNFGKVRLSYANVGSDEDPYNLAFKYTPASTYFLQYLGNVNTFPHMGLVGFTGPRVLPNENLKPQNQSSFEVGADLRFFGGKIRLDMTYYSNITKNQIVSIDVPLSTGYFANNINAGKIANKGVEVTLGLTPVETRDFKWDLDATFASNKQTVEELAEGLDEYTLTSGLSGLQIKAAKGDSFGLYGTGWKRDDQGNYVINSKTGLRETVNNVRLGDVYPDFTMGINNTFTYKGVTLSFLIDIRHGGSLYSETVANLRSSGLAAETIAHREDASFIEPGVILQDDGTYRPNDVPVKSMQDYWQHISNSSNNEGNIYNASFVKLREVQLSYSFPRKWFKSFFVKSLDLGFEARNLWIIKDHVPHIDPEANFFGPSQIGGGVEFNSIPSTRSFGFNVRLTL encoded by the coding sequence ATGAAAAGAAAATTAATGCTGTTATTGGCATGCCTTTTTGTGGGCATAGGCCTAGTAACTGCCCAGACTCAAAAGGTCACAGGCGTTGTGATTTCTGAAGAAGACGGGCAGCCAGTTGTTGGCGCTTCTGTGTTGGTAAAAGGTACCACTCTGGGTACAATCACAGATGTAGATGGTAATTTTAATTTGTCGAATGTACCAAGTTCTGCAAAGACTTTGCAGATTTCGTATATTGGTATGCAGACACAAGAAGTGGTGATCAAACCAACTTTAAAAGTTGTGCTAAAGTCTGATTCCCAAAATCTAGATGAGGTTGTAGTGACAGCTATGGGGATTAAGCGATCGGAAAAATCCCTAGGTTATGCCGTATCTAGTGTGAAGGGAGATGAAATAACTAAAGCACGTGAAAGTAATGTACTTAATTCATTGTCTGGTAAGATTGCGGGACTGCAAATAGCCCAATCATCTGGTACGGTAGGTGGTAGTTCAAGTATACAGATTCGTGGAGCTTCGTCTATTGGTACCGTTTCTTCTCCTTTATTTATTATTGACGGGCTTCCAATTGACAATGGTTCCTATAACCCTGACAGAACTAATGGTATAGTTGATGTCGGTAATCGTGCAGGGGATATTAATTCAGATGATATTGAATCTATCAATGTATTGAAGGGAGCAGCTGCAACAGCATTGTATGGAGCGCGTGCAAAGGATGGTGCTATCGTTATTACTACTAAGAAGGGAAAGAAGAACTCACCGGTGTTTGTAACAGTAAACTCTTCTACACGATTTGAAAATGTACTAAAGTTACCTGACTTTCAAAATGAATATGCACAAGGCAGTTATGGTGTATATAATGTGAAAATGTTGAATGGTTGGGGACCGAAGATCTCATCGGTACAAGATCAGCAGTTTACAGATTACAAAGGTGATAAAGTGACTTTGAAGGCAAATCCTGATAATGTAAAGGATTTCTATGAAACGGGAATGAGTTATATTAATAATGTATCAGTTGCGGGGGGTGGTGAAAAGGCGGACTTCCGTTTGAGCTTTACTTCTACTAATCAGACTGGTGTTGTACCTGGATCTGACTATAATAAATACGCTTTTTCTGTCAATGCGGGTATGAATTTTACTAAGAACTTCACAGGTCGTATTTCTGCTCAATATATACGTTCCGACTCTGAAGGTCGTCCAGCGCAAGGTGCAAATGATAGTAACCTACTGATTCCATTGATTAATGGATTGCCGAGAACTATTGATATACATGATATTCAAAAGAATTGGGTGGATGAGAATGGAAAGCAAATCACATTAGATCCGGAAGGTAAAAGTAATAATCCATATTGGATTATTAATAAGAATAAGTTTACCAATAATTTAGATCGTATGATTGGTAATATCACATTGACTTATAAACCGATTGAAGGACTGACTATCACCAATAATGCCGGAACAGATTTTTACACAGAAGGAAGGCGTAAGGTATATGCAAAAGGTACTGTAGGAGCCTTGAACGGAAAGTTCCAGACTTGGAATTTGTATAAAAGAATTATAAATAATGACTTAATGGTTTCTTACGAGAAGACTTTTGCAAATGACTATCATTTTAAGGTAATGATGGGGCATAATCTCTATCAGGAGGAATGGAAGAATGAAAATGTGCAGGCGCAGAATCTGGTTGTTGATGGGCTATACACATATACTAATGCGAAGTCTACTACTCCGGTAAATTATTATGAAAAGAAACGTCTTGTTGGTTTATATGGAGATATTAGTTTGGGATACAAAGATATGCTTTTCGTAAATGTAACAGGACGTAATGACTGGTCGTCTACTCTACCGATCAATAATCGTTCCTATTTCTATCCTTCCATAAGTGGTAGTTTTATTTTTACGGAGTTGATGGAAAACAAAGATATTCTGAATTTTGGTAAGGTTCGTTTGAGTTATGCTAATGTGGGTAGTGATGAAGATCCGTACAATTTGGCATTTAAATATACTCCCGCTAGTACTTACTTTTTGCAATATCTGGGTAATGTTAACACTTTCCCCCATATGGGATTAGTTGGCTTTACGGGACCTCGTGTCTTACCAAATGAGAATTTGAAGCCGCAAAATCAAAGTTCTTTTGAAGTTGGAGCTGATTTGCGTTTCTTCGGTGGAAAAATTAGGTTAGATATGACTTATTATAGCAATATTACAAAGAATCAGATTGTAAGTATTGATGTCCCATTGTCAACAGGCTACTTTGCCAATAATATTAATGCCGGGAAGATTGCCAATAAAGGTGTTGAAGTAACTTTGGGGTTGACTCCTGTGGAAACACGTGATTTTAAATGGGACCTGGATGCAACATTTGCTTCAAATAAGCAGACAGTGGAGGAGTTAGCTGAAGGACTTGATGAATATACGTTAACGAGTGGACTGAGCGGTTTACAAATTAAGGCTGCTAAAGGAGATTCGTTTGGCTTGTATGGCACGGGTTGGAAACGTGATGACCAAGGAAATTATGTGATTAATTCTAAAACAGGTTTGAGAGAAACTGTTAATAACGTGCGTTTAGGAGATGTATATCCTGATTTTACGATGGGAATCAACAATACATTTACTTATAAGGGAGTTACCTTGAGTTTCTTGATTGATATCCGTCATGGAGGTTCTTTGTATTCAGAGACTGTAGCTAATTTAAGAAGTAGCGGTTTGGCTGCTGAAACAATAGCTCACCGTGAAGATGCTTCCTTTATTGAGCCGGGTGTAATCCTTCAGGATGATGGAACATATAGACCTAATGATGTTCCTGTGAAAAGTATGCAGGATTATTGGCAGCATATATCCAATTCTAGTAATAATGAAGGGAATATCTATAATGCATCATTTGTAAAACTCAGAGAGGTACAGTTGTCTTATAGCTTCCCACGCAAATGGTTCAAGAGCTTTTTTGTTAAATCATTGGATTTAGGTTTTGAGGCACGTAACTTATGGATTATTAAAGATCATGTGCCACATATTGATCCGGAAGCTAACTTCTTCGGTCCTTCTCAGATTGGGGGTGGTGTAGAGTTTAACAGCATACCTTCTACCAGAAGTTTTGGATTTAATGTCAGATTAACATTGTAA
- a CDS encoding site-specific integrase produces the protein MEKISYNLVFNRKKRLNKRGMALVQVEAYLNRKKMYFSTKIYLKPEQWDAKRKMVKNHPNANVLNRMLYENIAAIEQTELGLWQQGKSISLDLLKNSIDKPLSNGRSFLTFFKEEIANSSLKESTRQNHLSTLELLQEFKKEVLFTDLTFEFVSSFDNYLQSKGYHLNTIAKHMKHLKRYINVAINKEYMDIQKYAFRKYKIKSIEGSHTHLAPEELHKFENLQLTGRYTRLQKTKDAFLFCCYAGLRYSDFTNLTSANIVEFHQETWIIYKSVKTGMEVRLPLYLLFEGKGIQILQRYKDDFNSFFKLKDNSNINKELNILAGLAKIDKRVSFHTARHTNATLLLYNGANITTVQKLLGHKSVKTTQVYANIMDITVVRDLEKTASSKK, from the coding sequence ATGGAAAAGATCAGTTACAACCTTGTGTTTAACAGAAAGAAGAGATTGAATAAAAGAGGAATGGCATTAGTTCAGGTAGAAGCCTATCTGAACAGGAAAAAGATGTATTTCTCCACCAAAATATATCTCAAACCGGAACAGTGGGATGCCAAACGAAAAATGGTGAAGAATCATCCTAATGCGAATGTTTTGAATCGTATGTTATATGAAAATATAGCAGCTATTGAGCAAACAGAACTTGGACTATGGCAACAGGGAAAGTCCATATCGTTAGATTTATTAAAAAATTCTATTGATAAACCTCTAAGCAATGGAAGGTCGTTTTTGACTTTTTTTAAAGAGGAGATAGCCAATTCTTCTTTGAAAGAAAGTACCCGTCAAAATCACCTTTCCACGCTTGAATTACTTCAGGAGTTCAAGAAAGAGGTATTATTTACCGATTTGACATTTGAGTTTGTGTCTTCATTTGATAATTATCTGCAATCTAAAGGTTATCACCTTAATACTATTGCCAAGCACATGAAGCATCTGAAACGATATATTAATGTTGCAATAAATAAGGAGTATATGGATATACAGAAGTATGCCTTTAGAAAATATAAAATTAAAAGTATAGAAGGAAGCCATACACACTTAGCTCCGGAAGAGTTACACAAATTTGAGAATTTGCAGCTGACTGGAAGATATACGAGACTGCAAAAAACAAAAGATGCTTTTTTATTTTGCTGTTATGCTGGATTACGATATTCTGATTTCACTAATCTGACCTCTGCAAATATTGTTGAGTTCCATCAGGAGACTTGGATAATATACAAATCTGTCAAAACAGGTATGGAGGTACGCCTTCCTTTATATTTATTATTTGAGGGTAAAGGAATCCAGATATTGCAACGCTATAAAGATGACTTCAATAGTTTTTTCAAGTTGAAAGACAATTCTAATATTAATAAGGAATTAAACATATTGGCAGGCTTGGCTAAAATTGATAAACGTGTATCGTTTCACACCGCCCGTCATACAAATGCTACCTTATTATTATATAATGGTGCCAATATAACTACTGTACAAAAACTGTTAGGACATAAAAGTGTAAAGACCACGCAGGTATATGCGAATATAATGGATATTACAGTGGTGCGTGATCTTGAGAAAACTGCCTCATCAAAAAAATAA
- a CDS encoding RagB/SusD family nutrient uptake outer membrane protein — protein sequence MTMKKILFALLTGWMAISFTACDDFLTETPSTSVPTEEALVTTQDFQNALNGVYYTLGSYRFLGRDVLAIGDAPTDITSHSVATSHFYDIFRYQILDTNSYIEEIWAYGYWAIDRCARIIKEGASFKEVTKGDLTEVEGCIAQAYAIKALCSFYLTNMFGLPYSEANKTTLGIVNVTEPVPAYSQVSRVSVEQNYSLILDDITKAKEYYAKEGVENVGKQYMNTAAVAALEARVKLYMKNYEGAITAAQEAITLSGGTIVSTKEDYKNMYTTLAVSTEDIFFIAKAEDDYLSANALNTLWNKYGLSINSATIAEYSSNDIRLALLGGTWTGGKMRGITTNNQISNLPVFRLPEMYLIQAEAYAKQSTPDYGKAKEKLLEVAAKRNPDLDDSEIAEDQTIIDVIDKERKLELVQEGHRFFDARRLGKIISVADGAYTNFNIAKFVYPIPSFEVNSGFGVIQTEGWSDNLPR from the coding sequence ATGACAATGAAGAAAATATTATTTGCTTTATTAACCGGTTGGATGGCAATTTCATTCACCGCATGCGATGACTTCTTGACAGAAACGCCATCAACTTCTGTTCCGACAGAAGAAGCCTTGGTTACTACCCAAGATTTTCAGAATGCTTTAAATGGTGTATATTACACATTAGGTTCATATCGTTTTCTGGGACGTGATGTATTAGCAATTGGAGATGCGCCAACGGATATCACTTCACATTCCGTTGCAACGTCCCATTTCTATGACATCTTCCGCTATCAGATACTGGATACTAATTCATACATAGAAGAAATATGGGCATACGGATATTGGGCTATCGACCGTTGTGCACGTATCATTAAAGAAGGTGCTTCATTTAAAGAAGTAACAAAGGGGGATCTGACAGAAGTGGAAGGATGCATCGCTCAAGCCTATGCAATTAAAGCCCTCTGTTCTTTCTATTTGACTAACATGTTTGGTTTGCCATATTCGGAAGCCAACAAAACGACATTAGGTATCGTAAACGTTACTGAGCCCGTCCCTGCCTATTCACAGGTGTCAAGAGTTAGTGTAGAACAAAATTATAGCCTGATTCTTGATGATATAACGAAGGCTAAAGAATATTATGCTAAAGAAGGTGTTGAAAATGTAGGTAAACAGTATATGAATACGGCTGCAGTTGCTGCACTTGAAGCTCGCGTAAAACTCTATATGAAAAATTACGAAGGGGCTATTACGGCGGCTCAAGAGGCAATAACCCTAAGTGGTGGTACAATTGTATCAACCAAAGAAGACTATAAGAATATGTACACGACATTGGCTGTTTCGACAGAAGACATTTTCTTTATAGCAAAAGCCGAAGATGATTATTTATCTGCTAATGCTCTGAATACTTTATGGAATAAATACGGTTTGTCTATTAACAGCGCAACAATAGCAGAATATTCATCTAATGATATTCGTCTGGCACTTCTTGGCGGTACGTGGACTGGTGGAAAAATGCGTGGTATCACAACCAATAATCAGATTTCTAACTTGCCGGTTTTCAGACTGCCTGAAATGTATTTAATACAGGCAGAAGCATATGCAAAACAATCAACTCCTGATTATGGTAAAGCTAAAGAAAAACTGTTGGAAGTAGCGGCAAAAAGAAACCCGGATTTGGATGATAGTGAAATTGCAGAGGATCAGACGATTATTGATGTGATTGACAAAGAAAGAAAATTAGAACTGGTTCAAGAAGGACATCGCTTCTTTGATGCAAGAAGATTAGGCAAAATTATTAGTGTGGCAGATGGAGCGTATACTAATTTCAACATTGCCAAATTTGTGTACCCAATACCTTCTTTTGAAGTTAATTCAGGTTTTGGAGTTATACAAACAGAGGGATGGAGTGATAATCTACCTCGATAA